Proteins from one Candidatus Planktophila sp. genomic window:
- a CDS encoding ATP-binding cassette domain-containing protein, with protein sequence MNLEIKNVEKLYKIVSTQTIIHALNGVDITLPRGKTLGIVGESGCGKSTLARLVTGLEAPNSGSIIWNGSPIHNVNKGSFSTKKSVVQLVFQDPYSSLNPRQRIGDAISEIIFVHKLVEKQDIDSRVSELLSLVGLADDLKNRYPHQLSGGQRQRVSIARALAAEPKLLVLDEPVSALDVSVRAEVMNLLIDLREKLGLTYIFISHDLAMIRYISDFVAVMYLGKIVEFGNWEQVINDPKHPYTQALIQAMPDHTVIGNPESLSKTLQGEVPDPVNLPTGCAFHLRCVKATPACAQVPQILTEISPKHQVACMEAKA encoded by the coding sequence ATGAATCTTGAAATTAAGAATGTAGAGAAGCTGTATAAGATAGTTTCAACCCAAACCATCATTCACGCGCTTAATGGCGTGGATATTACACTTCCTAGAGGAAAAACTCTTGGAATAGTTGGCGAAAGTGGCTGTGGAAAATCAACACTCGCAAGACTCGTCACTGGACTTGAAGCGCCTAATAGTGGCAGCATTATATGGAACGGTTCACCGATTCATAATGTAAATAAGGGAAGCTTTTCAACAAAGAAATCCGTAGTTCAACTTGTTTTTCAGGATCCTTATTCATCGCTTAATCCAAGACAGAGAATTGGGGATGCGATAAGTGAGATTATCTTCGTTCACAAGTTAGTTGAAAAGCAAGACATTGATTCTCGCGTCTCTGAACTTCTCTCTCTCGTCGGTTTGGCAGATGATTTAAAAAATCGATATCCCCATCAGCTTTCGGGAGGACAGAGGCAACGAGTAAGCATCGCTCGTGCATTAGCCGCTGAACCTAAGCTTTTAGTACTTGATGAGCCAGTCTCCGCCCTTGATGTTTCAGTTCGAGCAGAAGTGATGAACCTGTTAATTGATCTACGAGAAAAGTTAGGTCTTACCTACATTTTCATAAGCCATGATCTTGCAATGATTCGTTACATTAGTGATTTTGTCGCAGTGATGTATTTAGGCAAAATTGTAGAGTTTGGAAATTGGGAGCAGGTAATTAATGATCCTAAACATCCTTATACGCAAGCGTTAATTCAAGCGATGCCTGATCACACAGTTATCGGTAACCCCGAGTCACTTTCAAAAACTCTGCAAGGCGAAGTTCCTGACCCGGTTAATTTGCCGACTGGCTGTGCATTTCACTTAAGGTGCGTAAAAGCCACTCCGGCATGCGCGCAAGTCCCCCAAATTCTTACTGAAATCTCCCCGAAACACCAAGTGGCATGTATGGAGGCAAAGGCATGA
- a CDS encoding ABC transporter permease — translation MRNKEEKAKGALHYYLQSTSGIVGAVLVLIMILVSICSIFGITPYDPVEQHIENILQGPSAHFWFGTDEFGRDVFSRTLEGMRRSLTVSITAVTLAATLGVSFGILAGYIGKWFDQLVTRVSDVFFAFPAILLALAIVASLGNDWYDTALAIGVVYTPIFIRVARGPVLTVKEMDYIKISRVLGFSSFRILRKHVFPNVFAPIVVQIALSLSWAILTESGLSFLGLGTQPPTPSLGLMVSEAQPLAAFAWWTLVFPSLFITIVVVGLNLVGDGLRDALDPARRSS, via the coding sequence ATGAGAAATAAAGAGGAGAAGGCAAAAGGCGCACTTCATTACTATTTACAAAGCACGAGCGGTATCGTGGGCGCAGTACTAGTTTTGATCATGATTCTTGTTTCCATCTGTTCAATCTTTGGTATAACGCCTTATGACCCAGTAGAACAACACATTGAGAATATTTTGCAAGGTCCTTCTGCCCACTTTTGGTTTGGAACAGATGAGTTTGGTAGAGATGTATTTTCGCGAACATTAGAGGGCATGCGCAGATCGCTTACTGTGTCGATTACCGCTGTCACTCTCGCCGCCACTTTAGGCGTCTCTTTCGGAATTCTCGCAGGATATATTGGTAAATGGTTCGATCAATTAGTAACACGCGTAAGTGATGTATTTTTCGCTTTCCCGGCAATTTTGTTGGCCTTAGCGATTGTGGCTAGCCTCGGCAATGATTGGTATGACACAGCTCTTGCAATTGGAGTTGTTTACACACCGATATTTATTCGTGTAGCACGCGGTCCTGTCTTAACAGTTAAAGAGATGGATTACATTAAAATTTCGAGAGTTCTTGGCTTTTCATCCTTTCGAATTCTGAGAAAACATGTCTTTCCAAATGTTTTTGCGCCAATTGTTGTACAAATAGCACTCTCGCTATCTTGGGCGATTTTGACTGAATCTGGCTTAAGTTTCCTTGGTTTAGGTACCCAACCACCGACTCCTTCGCTTGGCCTAATGGTCTCGGAAGCTCAACCTCTCGCAGCCTTTGCGTGGTGGACTCTGGTTTTCCCATCACTCTTTATAACGATTGTTGTTGTGGGATTGAATTTGGTTGGTGATGGCTTACGTGATGCCTTAGATCCAGCTCGGAGAAGCTCATGA
- a CDS encoding ABC transporter ATP-binding protein, translated as MTAQPLLSVIDLGISTIQDPRVLVNNVTFHINPGEAVGVVGESGSGKTLSALSILGLLPRGVGVVSGEILFNGKSLLTLKTDELRQIRGNEIAMIYQDPMTALNPVMKLGKQLLEVIASHDGIDSESDNQVRALLSEVGIPDVNRAMESYAHEFSGGMRQRIMIAMALLLSPKLLIADEPTTALDVTIQQQILALVSDARKKRDMSMLWITHDLGVVANLVNRLNVMYAGRIVESGTVEEIFRRPKHPYTDGLLSSLPTSTGTQRERLTSIAGVPEKPWLVGNSCGFAARCSRAQNRCHKEIPLSVIKDDSSVACFFPIGSK; from the coding sequence ATGACCGCACAACCATTGTTATCAGTTATTGATTTAGGAATTTCAACTATTCAAGATCCACGGGTACTCGTAAACAACGTTACATTTCATATAAATCCAGGTGAAGCCGTCGGCGTTGTTGGTGAAAGTGGATCTGGGAAAACCCTATCTGCGCTCTCAATTCTTGGACTTTTACCTAGAGGTGTTGGTGTTGTAAGTGGCGAAATTTTATTCAACGGCAAGAGCCTTCTAACTTTAAAAACTGATGAGTTACGACAGATACGTGGCAATGAAATTGCAATGATTTATCAGGATCCAATGACTGCATTGAATCCTGTGATGAAACTCGGCAAACAGTTACTAGAAGTAATCGCCTCTCATGACGGAATTGATTCTGAATCGGATAATCAAGTCAGAGCACTTCTCTCTGAAGTTGGAATTCCAGATGTGAACCGTGCAATGGAAAGTTATGCGCATGAATTTTCAGGTGGAATGCGCCAACGAATTATGATTGCTATGGCCCTATTGCTATCGCCCAAACTTCTGATTGCAGATGAGCCAACAACGGCTTTAGATGTAACCATTCAGCAGCAGATTTTGGCACTTGTTTCTGATGCTCGAAAAAAGAGAGATATGTCAATGCTCTGGATTACCCATGATTTAGGGGTTGTTGCAAATCTAGTAAACCGATTAAACGTTATGTATGCCGGAAGAATCGTTGAATCGGGTACCGTTGAAGAGATTTTTAGGAGGCCTAAACATCCATATACGGACGGACTTCTCTCATCACTTCCAACTTCTACTGGTACACAAAGAGAACGCTTAACTTCAATCGCAGGTGTCCCTGAAAAGCCCTGGCTAGTGGGGAATTCTTGTGGATTTGCTGCCCGTTGTTCACGCGCGCAGAACCGATGCCATAAAGAAATCCCACTTTCGGTAATAAAAGACGACAGCTCAGTAGCATGCTTCTTCCCGATAGGGAGTAAATAA
- the proC gene encoding pyrroline-5-carboxylate reductase yields the protein MTKSKSVGVIGAGVMGEAIIAALISYGVSPKNITISEKRKDRSDELSNRYGINVAEIDDNVSTAQVLLLVVKPQDITGVLEDIKADFLPECLFISFVAGKKISYLADLIGTGANPVIRVMPNTPTLVGAGMSAISCCELVTTEQREFVLGFLGAVGKVIEVDEELQDAVTATSGSGPAYFFRFVEAMVEGAKELGLSHEIATELTVQTMLGAAKLLEISGKSASTLRENVTSPNGTTAAALASFDTDQISTMVARAMKAAHNRSQELA from the coding sequence ATGACGAAGTCGAAATCAGTTGGTGTTATCGGCGCTGGAGTAATGGGCGAAGCGATTATTGCTGCGCTGATTTCATATGGGGTATCACCGAAGAATATAACTATCTCTGAAAAACGAAAAGATCGAAGCGATGAACTCAGTAACCGATACGGGATTAATGTCGCAGAGATCGACGACAACGTTTCAACTGCGCAAGTGTTGCTTCTTGTTGTAAAGCCTCAGGATATTACTGGCGTATTAGAAGATATAAAAGCAGATTTTCTCCCAGAGTGCCTCTTTATCTCCTTCGTCGCAGGGAAGAAAATTAGTTATCTCGCTGATCTCATCGGGACTGGCGCTAACCCAGTCATTCGCGTTATGCCAAATACTCCGACTTTGGTCGGAGCCGGCATGTCAGCGATTTCATGTTGCGAGCTTGTCACTACAGAACAACGTGAATTTGTTCTTGGCTTTTTAGGCGCAGTCGGTAAAGTAATAGAAGTTGATGAAGAACTACAAGATGCCGTAACTGCGACAAGCGGATCTGGGCCGGCCTATTTTTTCAGATTCGTGGAGGCCATGGTGGAGGGTGCTAAAGAGCTCGGCCTATCGCATGAAATTGCGACAGAGTTGACAGTACAGACCATGCTTGGCGCCGCTAAATTATTGGAAATTTCTGGAAAATCAGCTTCTACTTTGCGTGAAAATGTCACAAGTCCAAATGGGACAACTGCTGCAGCATTGGCATCTTTTGACACTGATCAGATATCGACGATGGTTGCCAGAGCAATGAAAGCCGCGCACAATCGCTCGCAGGAACTAGCGTGA
- a CDS encoding enolase C-terminal domain-like protein, with protein MTKIVETSLAVRKEALNSSFSTSLRSVSELDVIEFHIKTDDGYCVFGETVATPAITGHTLSTIQSDLSGTLTTAILNKDFELPGDFYRDHVQAETATTSAKSAVDLALYELAATIQAKTLPDLLECTVSEVKSDVTLPLSGVDDIPQLLAARSEFTSFKVKLSGEEMEIRVEKIQLIRDIVGSNCGIRVDPNQAWSVKESIKFLEAVEHRGLNIEYLEQPVSAQNKKGLAQIRAQSNTRIMADESIFTILDLEQLVQLNAVDLINIKIIKSGGITPALEIISRAEQLGIDFSIGTMMEGDKGVLAAVLLAGAYKSDYCHDLDAAWWATNSILKYRKGRVYI; from the coding sequence ATGACGAAAATAGTAGAAACTTCACTTGCAGTTCGAAAAGAGGCTTTGAATTCTAGTTTTTCTACCTCGCTTCGATCAGTGAGCGAACTTGATGTTATCGAATTCCATATCAAAACCGATGATGGTTATTGTGTTTTTGGTGAGACCGTAGCAACTCCAGCCATTACCGGTCACACATTAAGCACCATCCAAAGCGACTTGTCCGGAACCCTTACTACAGCGATTCTAAATAAGGATTTTGAACTTCCAGGAGATTTCTACCGTGACCATGTACAGGCCGAGACTGCAACCACGAGTGCCAAATCGGCAGTCGATCTAGCACTTTATGAACTTGCAGCGACGATACAAGCAAAAACATTGCCGGATTTGTTGGAATGCACAGTTAGTGAAGTTAAAAGCGATGTGACATTGCCGCTCTCGGGGGTTGATGATATCCCTCAACTTCTTGCTGCCCGATCAGAGTTCACTTCCTTTAAAGTCAAACTAAGCGGTGAAGAAATGGAGATTCGGGTTGAGAAGATCCAACTGATTAGGGATATTGTCGGAAGTAACTGTGGAATCCGCGTTGACCCTAATCAAGCATGGAGCGTTAAAGAGAGTATTAAGTTTTTAGAGGCAGTAGAACATCGAGGGCTAAATATTGAGTATTTGGAGCAACCAGTTTCTGCCCAAAACAAAAAGGGGTTGGCACAGATACGTGCACAAAGCAACACAAGGATTATGGCCGACGAATCAATATTCACGATCTTGGATTTAGAACAGCTAGTCCAACTTAATGCAGTCGATTTAATCAATATCAAGATTATTAAATCTGGTGGGATTACCCCTGCCTTAGAAATCATTAGTCGCGCAGAGCAGTTAGGTATTGATTTTTCCATTGGAACGATGATGGAGGGAGATAAAGGCGTTTTAGCGGCCGTTCTTCTAGCAGGTGCTTATAAATCTGATTATTGCCATGATTTAGATGCAGCGTGGTGGGCCACCAACTCCATACTTAAATACCGCAAAGGTAGGGTTTACATATGA
- a CDS encoding ABC transporter permease, translating to MNFRRIMKYPGVSRTLSVLTTLFGISVFVFLVLRVIPGDSITGAFGIETGALSPQQIAELRVYYGIDQSLFMQYISWMQSFLSGKFGFAYSTGVSVATLTKSSLPVTIELAIIGTVLGVILGIAIGMFSAKKPGSTRDFAGQLFGLLALAIPGFVLSTGIVTIMANKFHYFPNGYEYMTPWENPWMNFQQMMFPGLVLGIAVAAPVMRTTRSALLETVDKDFVRTAHGKGVPNNTVQLRHILRNSLIPIVTMTGIQFGYLLGGAVIVEKIFALPGMGRQILDAIMKREYATVQSSIMIFAIMFVLINVATDIIYRKIDPRIKK from the coding sequence ATGAACTTTAGACGAATTATGAAGTACCCCGGTGTTTCCCGTACCCTCAGCGTACTTACAACACTATTTGGAATATCGGTTTTTGTATTTCTAGTTCTTCGCGTTATTCCTGGAGACTCGATTACTGGTGCCTTTGGAATTGAAACAGGGGCGCTATCACCACAACAGATAGCTGAGCTTCGTGTCTACTATGGCATCGATCAATCCTTGTTTATGCAGTACATCTCTTGGATGCAAAGTTTCCTTTCGGGAAAATTTGGATTTGCCTACTCCACAGGCGTTTCAGTTGCCACGCTTACTAAATCCTCGTTACCAGTAACTATTGAACTTGCAATTATTGGAACTGTGCTTGGCGTAATTCTCGGGATTGCAATTGGAATGTTTAGCGCTAAAAAGCCTGGGAGTACAAGGGATTTCGCTGGCCAACTATTTGGATTATTGGCCTTAGCAATCCCAGGATTTGTCTTGAGCACTGGAATAGTCACAATTATGGCTAATAAGTTTCACTACTTTCCCAATGGTTATGAGTACATGACACCGTGGGAGAACCCCTGGATGAACTTCCAACAGATGATGTTTCCGGGTCTTGTCCTTGGTATCGCTGTGGCTGCTCCGGTTATGCGCACAACAAGATCTGCGCTACTTGAAACTGTTGACAAAGATTTCGTACGCACAGCCCATGGCAAGGGTGTGCCAAATAATACAGTGCAGCTTAGACATATTTTACGTAATTCTTTGATACCCATTGTGACAATGACTGGAATTCAATTCGGATACTTGTTAGGTGGCGCGGTAATTGTCGAAAAGATTTTCGCACTTCCCGGAATGGGGCGACAGATTTTGGATGCAATCATGAAGCGCGAGTATGCAACTGTACAAAGCAGCATCATGATTTTTGCCATTATGTTTGTATTAATTAATGTCGCAACAGATATTATCTATCGTAAAATCGATCCTCGGATAAAAAAATGA
- a CDS encoding serine hydrolase domain-containing protein, protein MSAPGMVIGTSISGNRTITASGFRSTLDRDIPLKMQSDTSFDLASLTKIVATTSSLMVLVAENEIGIDDRVSKFLPAWNTSEKGEISIRHLLQHRSGLMEWRPLYISASDVEGAHSLIATSPLRYTVDKQRAYSDLGFITLGSVISAVTKVGFVESVGKLTLNRLPLTATKFATPVNVNNVAATSRGDRFEYQMVQKKIPYPVSENVDDFKVWRSQIISGEVNDGNAFHVFDGAASHAGLFSNANDLLQFGELLLELNEFRVFCQDGIDADFHLGFRSWVDTFDNCSARFYGHTGFTGVILAASPKHNAVFVGLSNRLHTDGEITPTEEIFSPHLQELHSQLH, encoded by the coding sequence ATGAGCGCGCCAGGGATGGTTATTGGAACATCAATTTCAGGTAACCGCACAATAACTGCAAGTGGATTCAGAAGTACTTTAGACCGGGATATCCCTCTAAAAATGCAGTCAGATACAAGCTTTGATTTAGCATCACTCACAAAAATTGTCGCTACGACATCATCACTCATGGTTCTTGTGGCAGAAAATGAAATTGGAATCGATGATCGAGTATCAAAGTTTCTTCCAGCGTGGAATACTAGTGAAAAGGGCGAGATTTCAATTCGTCACTTACTACAACACCGCTCTGGTTTGATGGAATGGAGACCGTTATATATATCTGCGAGCGATGTCGAAGGAGCACATTCGCTGATTGCCACTTCGCCTCTTCGCTACACAGTCGACAAGCAGAGGGCTTATTCGGATTTGGGTTTCATTACATTAGGATCCGTTATATCAGCAGTCACCAAAGTTGGATTTGTAGAAAGCGTAGGTAAACTCACTCTTAATAGATTGCCCCTTACGGCAACCAAATTTGCCACACCAGTAAATGTGAATAATGTTGCCGCTACATCGCGTGGTGACCGGTTTGAATACCAAATGGTTCAAAAGAAGATTCCATATCCAGTATCTGAAAATGTGGATGATTTTAAGGTTTGGAGGAGTCAAATAATTTCTGGAGAAGTTAACGATGGGAATGCTTTTCACGTATTTGACGGTGCCGCTTCCCATGCGGGTCTATTTTCAAATGCAAACGATTTATTGCAGTTTGGTGAGTTACTCCTGGAGCTAAATGAATTTAGAGTTTTTTGCCAAGATGGAATTGACGCGGACTTTCACCTGGGATTTAGAAGTTGGGTAGACACCTTTGACAACTGTAGCGCCCGTTTTTATGGTCACACTGGATTTACAGGAGTAATTCTCGCCGCCTCGCCGAAGCATAACGCAGTATTTGTTGGATTAAGCAATCGTCTTCATACAGATGGAGAAATTACTCCAACGGAAGAGATTTTTTCTCCGCATTTGCAGGAGCTTCACAGCCAACTTCATTAG
- a CDS encoding A/G-specific adenine glycosylase — MNPLEKPIVNWFKKNIRDLPWRNTSPWGVMVSEYMLQQTPVNRVLPKWIEWMDRWPTPKDLAAATPAEIITAWGRLGYPRRALRLHSAAQTIAEDFNNEVPEDELTLRQLPGIGEYTAAAISGFAFQKRTLVMDINIRRLLTRVIDGNEHPTPAPTSKEKIERHALVPIKDAHIWAAATMELGAVVCTSKSPQCETCPVISLCNWRINGYPKTELIRRSQSWHGTDRKCRGTIVQALRENNSLTENAIKKLWPDESQVEKALVSLLEDQLIQSISRSRYRLPC, encoded by the coding sequence ATGAATCCGCTTGAAAAGCCGATAGTTAATTGGTTTAAGAAAAATATAAGAGATCTGCCGTGGCGCAATACTTCGCCGTGGGGAGTCATGGTGAGCGAATACATGTTGCAACAAACACCAGTCAACCGAGTATTACCTAAATGGATTGAATGGATGGATCGCTGGCCCACACCAAAAGATTTAGCAGCGGCTACGCCAGCAGAAATAATTACCGCTTGGGGTCGACTCGGTTATCCGCGACGTGCACTGCGCTTACATAGCGCCGCACAAACTATTGCCGAGGATTTCAACAATGAAGTTCCAGAGGATGAATTAACTCTTCGCCAACTGCCAGGTATTGGTGAATACACTGCGGCGGCAATTTCTGGCTTTGCTTTTCAGAAACGCACACTTGTCATGGATATAAATATTCGCCGATTGCTAACGCGCGTTATTGACGGCAATGAACATCCGACACCCGCACCAACATCGAAGGAAAAAATAGAGCGCCATGCTCTAGTTCCAATCAAAGATGCACACATCTGGGCGGCGGCGACCATGGAACTCGGCGCGGTAGTATGTACTTCCAAGAGTCCACAGTGTGAGACCTGCCCGGTTATCTCCTTATGTAATTGGCGAATAAATGGTTATCCAAAAACAGAGCTGATTCGTAGATCTCAAAGTTGGCATGGCACCGACCGCAAATGTCGTGGCACAATTGTGCAGGCGCTCCGTGAAAATAACTCACTTACAGAAAACGCAATCAAGAAACTCTGGCCCGATGAATCACAGGTTGAAAAGGCGCTAGTTAGTCTTCTTGAAGACCAACTAATTCAGTCAATTTCCCGTAGCCGGTATCGACTTCCATGCTAA
- a CDS encoding GNAT family N-acetyltransferase — protein sequence MESLVRQATTADLDSLVKIFRACWLTSYKDILPESVRDEMSVEKAHQMWAHSVAPHAARTTFVIELAGQVVGVTRVGSDESNSMRGHLFSLYVHPDNAGRGLGKILLKHALASLREIGFEEITLWVFKNNAPTRHLYRSLGFQETGQERIDDRWKNPEIEMLAPSKLF from the coding sequence ATGGAATCTCTCGTGCGGCAAGCTACTACGGCCGATTTAGACTCTCTTGTAAAGATTTTTAGAGCCTGCTGGCTAACCTCATATAAAGATATTTTACCCGAGTCGGTAAGAGATGAAATGAGTGTTGAAAAGGCGCACCAGATGTGGGCACATTCTGTGGCGCCACATGCAGCTCGAACCACCTTTGTGATCGAACTAGCCGGCCAAGTTGTTGGTGTTACTCGAGTTGGAAGTGACGAGTCGAATTCAATGCGAGGACACCTGTTCTCGTTATATGTCCATCCAGATAATGCCGGGCGCGGATTGGGAAAGATTTTGTTAAAGCACGCACTCGCTTCACTTCGCGAGATTGGATTTGAAGAAATCACGCTGTGGGTCTTCAAGAACAATGCCCCGACTCGACATTTGTATCGCTCCTTAGGATTTCAAGAGACCGGGCAAGAGCGCATCGATGATCGCTGGAAAAATCCAGAGATCGAAATGCTTGCCCCATCTAAATTATTCTGA
- a CDS encoding anhydro-N-acetylmuramic acid kinase: protein MKIIGMISGTSYDGMDIACCEFEQVGDTIEIKQVGFESVEYTSELHDLIADSMPPREITMERVCILDTRIAQEFSQAAQRTMKRFEFKPDLIVSHGQTLFHWIDAEHKAKGTLQLGEPSWIAEETGVSVLSNIRSRDVAAGGHGAPLVSILDHLLFNASEQPEGALNLGGISNITIAGKGLTSTAYDIGPANGLMDAAIFAFTEGAKSFDDGGSIAATGVVDQVLLKKFLSEPYYELPAPKSTGKELFHLPYIIEFAGAIDTWNLPNLMATLLELTVETVAQEVEKFKLAKLYVAGGGSANPVLMARLGQRLSRCEVLSMGALGIDPRAKEGVTFALIGFLSMHGHAGQVPSCTGARGERILGSLTPGVNGFHVPAANPVKPVRVRII, encoded by the coding sequence ATGAAGATCATAGGTATGATTTCCGGTACTTCGTATGACGGAATGGATATTGCTTGTTGTGAGTTCGAGCAAGTTGGCGACACAATTGAAATCAAGCAAGTTGGCTTCGAAAGCGTTGAATACACGAGCGAGCTTCATGATTTGATCGCAGATTCAATGCCTCCGCGCGAGATAACGATGGAACGTGTCTGTATTTTAGATACACGAATTGCGCAAGAGTTTTCCCAAGCGGCTCAAAGGACTATGAAGCGTTTCGAATTCAAGCCAGATCTCATTGTTTCGCATGGTCAAACACTCTTTCACTGGATTGATGCCGAACACAAAGCTAAGGGCACGTTGCAATTAGGTGAACCAAGCTGGATAGCCGAAGAAACAGGCGTTTCCGTCCTTTCGAATATTCGATCTAGAGATGTTGCAGCAGGAGGACACGGAGCTCCATTGGTAAGCATTCTCGACCATTTGTTATTTAATGCCAGTGAGCAACCTGAGGGCGCTTTAAATTTAGGTGGTATTTCTAACATCACAATTGCAGGAAAAGGATTAACATCTACTGCTTATGACATTGGTCCAGCAAATGGATTAATGGATGCTGCGATTTTTGCTTTCACAGAAGGTGCCAAATCATTTGATGACGGCGGATCCATTGCTGCAACTGGAGTTGTAGATCAGGTATTACTTAAGAAGTTTCTTTCAGAGCCTTACTACGAACTACCTGCACCAAAATCAACGGGCAAAGAGTTATTTCATCTACCGTACATTATTGAATTCGCCGGTGCAATAGATACATGGAACCTTCCAAATCTCATGGCGACGCTTCTTGAATTAACTGTCGAAACTGTGGCACAAGAAGTTGAAAAGTTTAAACTTGCCAAGCTCTACGTTGCGGGAGGAGGATCGGCAAACCCGGTATTAATGGCTAGGTTGGGCCAACGCTTAAGTAGGTGTGAAGTGCTTTCGATGGGTGCATTAGGTATTGATCCACGGGCTAAAGAGGGCGTAACTTTTGCCCTTATTGGCTTTCTATCAATGCATGGTCATGCTGGACAAGTACCTAGCTGTACCGGTGCACGTGGTGAACGGATTTTGGGTTCTCTTACACCAGGAGTGAATGGTTTTCACGTGCCGGCGGCAAATCCAGTAAAACCGGTGCGAGTCAGAATAATTTAG
- the radA gene encoding DNA repair protein RadA, which produces MAKVEKDPFRCTECGWGSQKWVGRCGECQAWGCVEEIAAPKKLSLVPGRVTHTATPIGDVDLSAAHARPTGVSELDRVLGGGLVPGAAILLAGEPGVGKSTLLLSVAAQTASKGLSALYISGEESASQVRLRAERIKAIDPLLYLASETDLGAVIAHIDAVKPQLVIIDSVQTIGSATADGSPGGVTQVREVAGALIRICKDRDITLLLVGHVTKDGSIAGPRLLEHIVDVVLQFEGERHSRLRLIRAIKNRFGASDEVGCFDLSDAGIESVLDPTGLFTSRHAEPVPGTCVTVTLEGRRPLLAEIQALVSQGRENDFGNARRVVSGLDSARTSMTLAVLELRAGVRIGGRDVYAATVGGMKMSEPAADLALALAVASAAKGLALPSDLVAIGEVGLAGEIRKVSGVNRRLQEAYRLGFKRALVPAGSEVKIDGMEIVEVSRLDQALSRVKITGE; this is translated from the coding sequence ATGGCTAAAGTCGAAAAGGATCCATTCCGCTGCACTGAGTGCGGTTGGGGTTCACAAAAATGGGTTGGGCGCTGTGGAGAGTGCCAAGCGTGGGGCTGTGTCGAAGAGATTGCCGCACCTAAGAAACTCTCACTTGTGCCAGGCCGTGTAACACATACGGCAACGCCAATTGGAGACGTCGATCTATCTGCCGCACATGCACGTCCCACTGGAGTCTCTGAACTTGATCGAGTTTTAGGTGGCGGTTTAGTTCCAGGCGCGGCAATTTTATTGGCGGGTGAACCGGGCGTTGGTAAATCCACACTGCTACTTTCAGTTGCAGCTCAAACAGCATCTAAAGGTTTATCTGCCCTCTACATAAGTGGTGAAGAGTCGGCTTCTCAGGTTCGATTACGTGCCGAACGAATCAAAGCCATCGACCCTCTTTTGTATTTGGCATCTGAGACTGATTTAGGTGCCGTCATCGCACATATCGATGCCGTTAAACCACAGCTCGTCATAATTGATTCTGTACAAACTATTGGTAGCGCAACTGCCGATGGTTCGCCTGGCGGTGTTACACAAGTGCGCGAGGTTGCTGGCGCCTTAATTCGAATCTGTAAAGATCGCGACATAACTTTATTATTAGTTGGTCATGTTACAAAAGATGGATCAATTGCCGGTCCTCGCTTGCTCGAACACATAGTTGATGTTGTCTTGCAGTTCGAAGGCGAGCGCCACTCGCGGCTGCGCTTAATTCGTGCGATAAAAAATCGTTTTGGTGCATCCGATGAAGTTGGATGCTTTGATTTAAGCGATGCCGGAATCGAATCCGTATTAGATCCGACAGGTTTATTTACTTCTCGCCACGCCGAACCTGTTCCAGGTACGTGCGTAACCGTGACGCTTGAAGGCAGGCGCCCTTTACTTGCCGAAATTCAAGCTTTAGTTAGTCAAGGTCGTGAAAATGATTTCGGAAACGCTCGCCGAGTTGTATCGGGTCTTGATTCTGCCCGTACATCAATGACGCTAGCGGTTCTAGAACTTCGTGCCGGTGTGCGAATAGGTGGGCGTGATGTCTATGCAGCAACCGTTGGCGGAATGAAAATGTCCGAGCCCGCCGCAGATTTAGCGCTAGCTCTGGCCGTTGCATCGGCGGCAAAAGGTCTGGCTCTACCATCTGATTTAGTTGCAATCGGTGAAGTCGGCTTGGCTGGTGAAATTCGAAAAGTCAGCGGAGTTAACCGTCGATTGCAAGAGGCTTACAGGTTAGGTTTTAAACGCGCATTGGTACCTGCTGGATCAGAGGTGAAGATCGATGGCATGGAGATAGTTGAAGTATCGCGCCTTGATCAAGCCCTCTCGCGGGTAAAAATCACTGGCGAATGA